Proteins encoded by one window of Pseudonocardia sp. HH130629-09:
- the infA gene encoding translation initiation factor IF-1, with product MAKKDGAIEVEGRVVEPLPNAMFRVELENGHRVLAHISGKMRQHYIRILPEDRVVVELSPYDLSRGRIVYRYK from the coding sequence ATGGCCAAGAAGGACGGGGCGATCGAGGTCGAGGGCCGGGTCGTCGAACCCCTGCCGAACGCGATGTTCCGGGTGGAGCTGGAGAACGGCCACCGGGTGCTCGCACACATCAGCGGGAAGATGCGCCAGCACTACATCCGGATCCTTCCGGAGGACCGGGTGGTCGTCGAGCTGTCGCCCTACGACCTGAGCCGCGGCCGCATCGTCTACCGCTACAAGTGA
- the rpmJ gene encoding 50S ribosomal protein L36: MKVKPSVKKICDKCQVIRRHGRIIVICSNLRHKQRQG, encoded by the coding sequence GTGAAGGTCAAGCCGAGCGTCAAGAAGATCTGCGACAAGTGCCAGGTGATCCGCCGTCACGGCCGGATCATCGTGATCTGCTCGAACCTGCGCCACAAGCAGCGCCAGGGCTGA
- the rpsM gene encoding 30S ribosomal protein S13 has protein sequence MARVAGVDLPREKRLEIALTYIFGVGRTRSKEILEATALSPDLRSKDLTDEDVSKLREYIEANLQVEGDLRREIQADIRRKIEIGSYQGIRHRRGLPVRGQRTKTNARGRKGPKKTVAGKKKAGKK, from the coding sequence ATGGCACGTGTTGCCGGCGTCGACCTCCCCCGCGAAAAGCGGTTGGAGATCGCGCTCACCTACATCTTCGGGGTCGGACGGACCCGGTCCAAGGAGATCCTCGAGGCCACGGCGCTGAGCCCCGACCTCCGGTCGAAGGACCTGACCGACGAGGACGTCAGCAAGCTCCGCGAGTACATCGAGGCGAACCTGCAGGTCGAGGGTGACCTGCGCCGTGAGATCCAGGCGGACATCCGCCGGAAGATCGAGATCGGTTCGTACCAGGGCATCCGTCACCGTCGCGGCCTTCCGGTCCGCGGCCAGCGCACGAAGACCAACGCGCGCGGCCGCAAGGGCCCGAAGAAGACCGTCGCCGGTAAGAAGAAGGCAGGTAAGAAGTAA
- the rpsK gene encoding 30S ribosomal protein S11, producing MPPRARQGAGPKKVRRREKKNVAHGHAHIKSTFNNTIVSITDPTGAVIAWASSGHVGLKGSRKSTPFAAQLAAENAARKAMDHGMKKCDVFVKGPGSGRETAIRSLQAAGLEVGTISDVTPQPHNGCRPPKRRRV from the coding sequence ATGCCGCCCCGCGCACGTCAGGGTGCCGGACCCAAGAAGGTCCGCCGTCGCGAGAAGAAGAACGTCGCGCACGGTCACGCCCACATCAAGTCCACGTTCAACAACACGATCGTGTCGATCACCGACCCGACCGGTGCCGTCATCGCCTGGGCCTCGTCCGGGCACGTCGGCCTCAAGGGGTCGCGCAAGTCGACGCCGTTCGCCGCGCAGCTGGCCGCCGAGAACGCCGCCCGCAAGGCGATGGACCACGGCATGAAGAAGTGCGACGTCTTCGTCAAGGGCCCGGGCTCGGGTCGTGAGACGGCGATCCGCTCGCTGCAGGCAGCCGGCCTCGAGGTCGGCACCATTTCCGACGTGACCCCGCAGCCGCACAACGGCTGCCGCCCGCCCAAGCGGCGCCGGGTCTAG
- the rpsD gene encoding 30S ribosomal protein S4: MARYTGPMTRKSRRLKTDLVGGDQAFERRPYPPGQHGRIRIKETEYLLQLQEKQKARFGYGLQEKQLRAYYEEAHRREGKTGDELLQILESRLDNVVYRAGLARTRRMARQLVNHGHFLVNGKKVDIPSYRVSRYDIIDVKDKSRNTDPFVIAKETQGDRPVPAWLQVVPSTLRILVHQLPERAQIDTQVTEQLIVEFYSK; this comes from the coding sequence ATGGCTCGTTACACCGGCCCCATGACCCGCAAGTCCCGCCGACTGAAGACCGACCTCGTCGGCGGCGACCAGGCGTTCGAGCGTCGTCCTTACCCGCCCGGCCAGCACGGCCGGATCCGGATCAAGGAGACCGAGTACCTCCTGCAGCTGCAGGAGAAGCAGAAGGCCCGCTTCGGCTACGGCCTGCAGGAGAAGCAGCTCCGCGCCTACTACGAGGAGGCGCACCGCCGGGAGGGCAAGACCGGCGACGAGCTGCTGCAGATCCTCGAGTCGCGCCTCGACAACGTCGTGTACCGCGCGGGCCTCGCCCGCACCCGGCGGATGGCCCGCCAGCTGGTGAACCACGGCCACTTCCTGGTCAACGGGAAGAAGGTCGACATCCCCAGCTACCGGGTGTCGCGCTACGACATCATCGACGTCAAGGACAAGTCGCGGAACACCGACCCGTTCGTCATCGCCAAGGAGACCCAGGGCGACCGCCCGGTCCCGGCGTGGCTGCAGGTCGTCCCGTCGACCTTGCGGATCCTCGTCCACCAGCTGCCCGAGCGCGCTCAGATCGACACCCAGGTCACCGAGCAGCTCATCGTCGAGTTCTACTCGAAGTAG
- a CDS encoding DNA-directed RNA polymerase subunit alpha, whose amino-acid sequence MLISQRPSLSEDVVTETRSRFVIEPLEPGFGYTLGNSLRRTLLSSIPGAAVTSIRIDGVLHEFTTVPGVKEDVTDIILNLKELVVSSEEDEPVTMYLRKQGPGAVTAGDIVPPAGVTVHNPDLHIASLNDKGRLEVELVVERGRGYVPAMQNKATGAEIGRIPVDSIYSPVLKVTYKVEATRVEQRTDFDKLILDVESKPSITPRDALASSGKTLVELFGLARELNVDAEGIEIGPSPQEADTIAAFAMPIEELDLTVRSYNCLKREGIHTVGELVGRSEADLLDIRNFGAKSIDEVKMKLVGLGLALKDSPPGFDPSAAASDYGVDGGSGFDPDTFGDDGQDYAETEQL is encoded by the coding sequence ATGCTGATCTCTCAGCGACCCTCACTCTCCGAGGACGTCGTCACCGAGACCCGGTCGCGGTTCGTCATCGAGCCGCTGGAGCCGGGCTTCGGCTACACCCTCGGGAACTCCCTGCGCCGGACGCTGCTGTCGTCGATCCCCGGCGCCGCCGTCACGTCCATCCGGATCGACGGCGTCCTGCACGAGTTCACCACCGTGCCGGGGGTCAAGGAGGACGTCACCGACATCATCCTCAACCTCAAGGAGCTCGTCGTGAGCTCCGAGGAGGACGAGCCGGTGACGATGTACCTGCGAAAGCAGGGCCCGGGTGCGGTCACCGCGGGGGACATCGTCCCGCCCGCCGGTGTCACCGTGCACAACCCGGACCTGCACATCGCCTCGCTCAACGACAAGGGCCGGCTCGAGGTCGAGCTCGTCGTCGAGCGCGGCCGCGGGTACGTCCCGGCGATGCAGAACAAGGCGACCGGTGCCGAGATCGGCCGGATCCCGGTCGACTCGATCTACTCGCCGGTGCTGAAGGTGACCTACAAGGTCGAGGCCACGCGAGTCGAGCAGCGCACCGACTTCGACAAGCTCATCCTCGACGTCGAGTCGAAGCCGTCCATCACCCCGCGGGACGCGCTGGCCTCGTCCGGCAAGACCCTGGTCGAGCTGTTCGGCCTGGCCCGCGAGCTGAACGTGGACGCCGAGGGCATCGAGATCGGTCCCTCCCCGCAGGAGGCGGACACCATCGCGGCGTTCGCGATGCCGATCGAGGAGCTGGACCTCACGGTCCGGTCCTACAACTGCCTCAAGCGCGAGGGCATCCACACGGTCGGCGAGCTCGTCGGCCGCAGTGAGGCGGACCTGCTCGACATCCGCAACTTCGGCGCCAAGTCGATCGACGAGGTCAAGATGAAGCTCGTCGGTCTCGGCCTGGCCCTCAAGGACAGCCCGCCCGGGTTCGACCCGTCGGCGGCGGCGAGCGACTACGGCGTCGACGGTGGGAGCGGGTTCGACCCGGACACCTTCGGTGACGACGGTCAGGACTACGCAGAAACGGAGCAGTTGTAG
- the rplQ gene encoding 50S ribosomal protein L17, which translates to MPQPTKGTRLGGSPAHQRLILANLATSLFEHGRITTTEAKARRLRPYAERLITKAKAGDLHNGREIMKVIRDKSVVHRLVTEIGPFFADRNGGYTRITKTMPRKGDNAPMAVIELVQQKTVTDEANRARRAAASQEAPAAVEVTEEKIEQAQADSTAAAEELKASETSEAPYGEGSHAPLEDLAEAPEGFEIKGNEDSKLYHVPGSAFYDRTVAEVWFATEEAAEAAGFAKPASQQGSDS; encoded by the coding sequence ATGCCCCAGCCCACCAAGGGTACCCGCCTCGGCGGGTCGCCCGCGCACCAGCGGCTGATCCTGGCCAACCTGGCGACCTCGCTGTTCGAACACGGCCGGATCACCACCACCGAGGCCAAGGCCCGGCGGTTGCGTCCGTACGCGGAGCGGCTGATCACCAAGGCCAAGGCCGGCGACCTGCACAACGGGCGCGAGATCATGAAGGTGATCCGCGACAAGTCGGTCGTGCACCGCCTCGTCACCGAGATCGGCCCGTTCTTTGCGGACCGCAACGGTGGCTACACCCGGATCACCAAGACGATGCCGCGCAAGGGCGACAACGCCCCGATGGCGGTCATCGAGCTGGTCCAGCAGAAGACGGTCACCGACGAGGCCAACCGTGCCCGTCGCGCGGCCGCCTCGCAGGAAGCCCCGGCTGCGGTCGAGGTGACCGAGGAGAAGATCGAGCAGGCGCAGGCCGACTCGACCGCGGCCGCCGAGGAGCTGAAGGCGTCCGAGACGTCCGAGGCGCCCTACGGCGAGGGCTCGCACGCCCCGCTGGAGGACCTGGCCGAGGCCCCCGAGGGCTTCGAGATCAAGGGCAACGAGGACTCGAAGCTCTACCACGTCCCCGGCTCGGCGTTCTACGACCGCACCGTGGCCGAGGTCTGGTTCGCCACCGAGGAGGCCGCCGAGGCGGCCGGCTTCGCGAAGCCGGCGTCCCAGCAGGGTTCCGACTCCTGA
- the truA gene encoding tRNA pseudouridine(38-40) synthase TruA encodes MRLDVAYDGTDFSGWAQQPTRRTVQGVLTEALSTVLRTPLRLTVAGRTDAGVHASGQVCHVDLPATLAPQIDGLLRRLNRLLPPDVRVHDLGQVPDAFDARFSALRRHYRYRVTTAPFGAEPLRARETVAWPYPLDPVPMNAASALLLGEHDFAAFCKRREGATTVRALQRFDWSPAPGEPGVLVAAVSADAFCHSMVRSLVGAVFEVGRGRRPVDWPAGLLRREVRASEVTVAPPHGLSLTGVDYPADDELAARAERTRRTRVPGEG; translated from the coding sequence CTGCGACTCGACGTCGCCTACGACGGCACCGACTTCTCCGGGTGGGCGCAGCAGCCGACCCGGCGCACCGTGCAGGGCGTGCTCACCGAGGCACTGTCGACCGTGCTGCGCACCCCGCTGCGGCTCACCGTCGCCGGACGTACCGACGCCGGGGTGCACGCCTCAGGGCAGGTCTGTCACGTCGACCTCCCGGCGACCCTCGCCCCGCAGATCGACGGTCTGCTCCGGCGGCTGAACCGGCTGCTGCCGCCGGACGTGCGGGTGCACGACCTCGGGCAGGTGCCCGACGCCTTCGACGCCCGCTTCTCCGCGCTGCGCCGCCACTACCGTTACCGGGTCACCACGGCCCCGTTCGGTGCCGAGCCGCTGCGGGCGCGGGAGACCGTCGCCTGGCCGTACCCATTGGACCCGGTGCCGATGAACGCCGCCTCGGCGCTGCTGCTGGGCGAGCACGACTTCGCCGCGTTCTGCAAGCGCCGCGAGGGCGCGACGACCGTGCGCGCGCTGCAGCGCTTCGACTGGTCGCCCGCGCCGGGTGAGCCGGGTGTGCTCGTCGCGGCGGTCTCGGCGGACGCGTTCTGCCACTCGATGGTCCGGAGCCTGGTCGGCGCGGTGTTCGAGGTCGGCCGTGGACGCAGGCCCGTCGACTGGCCCGCGGGGCTGCTGCGCCGCGAGGTGCGTGCCTCCGAGGTGACCGTCGCGCCGCCGCACGGCCTGTCGCTGACCGGCGTCGACTACCCCGCCGACGACGAGCTCGCCGCCCGCGCCGAGCGGACCCGGCGGACCCGGGTGCCGGGCGAGGGCTGA
- a CDS encoding purine-cytosine permease family protein has protein sequence MTTENTVGVAADRGYGDRIVAVEPGSTEPVPDSERHGRPRQLFWTWTSPNLEFATIFVGVLSVTAFGQTVPAAIAAIVVGNLLAAIAHGILSARGPAAGVPQMVLGRLAFGHRGNALPAALMTITSGFGWFAVNSVSAAFALSAITGGGTVAWLVAVVVVQVAVAFFGHNLVQAFERLAFPLLALVLGVGAVLVLLGSDPGAAASPDGVGGVGGFLLTVGAVVGYSAGWSPYAADYSRYLPRSVSARATGLAAGGGLFLSTTVFMSVGAASVGAATAAGLDSDNPVANYTGLLPGWLAVLTLVAIAVGAVAANVLNVYSGAMAFLALGIDVPLARARAVVALAFGAVGFVIALFALGDAASGYEAFLLVVVYWVGPWLGVVLTDQWLRPTDPDLLYDRTYRNHAGPIALGVGVVVSVLLFANQELFTGLVPRLLPGIGDVTFLVGLVLSAGLYALLVRRTAVATPGGTR, from the coding sequence ATGACCACCGAGAACACCGTCGGCGTGGCCGCGGACCGCGGGTACGGCGACCGCATCGTCGCCGTCGAACCGGGCTCCACCGAGCCCGTACCGGACTCCGAGCGGCACGGAAGGCCCCGCCAGCTGTTCTGGACGTGGACCTCGCCGAACCTGGAGTTCGCGACGATCTTCGTCGGCGTGCTGTCGGTGACGGCGTTCGGGCAGACGGTGCCCGCGGCGATCGCGGCGATCGTCGTCGGGAACCTGCTCGCCGCGATCGCCCACGGGATCCTGTCCGCCCGCGGACCGGCCGCCGGGGTGCCGCAGATGGTGCTGGGGCGGCTCGCCTTCGGTCACCGCGGCAACGCGCTGCCCGCCGCCCTGATGACGATCACCTCGGGCTTCGGCTGGTTCGCGGTGAACAGCGTCAGCGCCGCGTTCGCGCTGTCGGCGATCACCGGCGGCGGGACGGTCGCGTGGCTGGTGGCGGTGGTCGTCGTCCAGGTCGCCGTCGCGTTCTTCGGGCACAACCTGGTGCAGGCGTTCGAGCGGCTCGCGTTCCCGCTGCTCGCGCTCGTGCTCGGGGTCGGGGCGGTGCTGGTGCTCCTCGGGTCGGACCCGGGGGCGGCCGCGTCGCCGGACGGGGTGGGCGGGGTCGGCGGGTTCCTGCTGACCGTCGGCGCCGTCGTCGGGTACTCGGCGGGCTGGAGCCCGTATGCCGCCGACTACTCCCGTTACCTGCCCCGCTCGGTGTCGGCGCGGGCCACCGGTCTCGCTGCGGGCGGCGGCCTGTTCCTGTCCACCACGGTGTTCATGTCCGTCGGCGCGGCGTCGGTCGGGGCGGCGACCGCGGCCGGGCTCGACTCTGACAACCCGGTCGCGAACTACACCGGCCTGCTGCCCGGCTGGCTGGCCGTGCTGACCCTGGTCGCCATCGCGGTCGGGGCGGTCGCGGCGAACGTCCTCAACGTCTACTCGGGGGCGATGGCGTTCCTCGCCCTCGGCATCGACGTGCCGCTGGCGCGGGCGCGGGCCGTCGTCGCGCTGGCGTTCGGGGCGGTCGGGTTCGTGATCGCCCTGTTCGCGCTCGGCGACGCCGCGTCCGGGTACGAGGCGTTCCTGCTGGTCGTCGTGTACTGGGTCGGGCCGTGGCTCGGCGTGGTGCTCACCGACCAGTGGCTGCGCCCGACCGACCCCGATCTGCTCTACGACCGCACGTACCGCAACCACGCGGGTCCGATCGCGCTCGGCGTCGGCGTCGTCGTGTCGGTGCTGCTGTTCGCGAACCAGGAGCTGTTCACCGGGCTGGTGCCGCGGCTGCTGCCTGGGATCGGCGACGTGACCTTCCTGGTCGGACTGGTGCTCTCGGCCGGGCTCTACGCGCTGCTGGTGCGCCGCACCGCCGTCGCGACGCCCGGGGGGACGCGGTGA
- a CDS encoding isopenicillin N synthase family dioxygenase has protein sequence MTELIPTVDLAAPDPAAVDIALQRAGFLQVVGHGVPDAAAQAVRAAAREFFALPEPVKHGYAVGVGGRGWLPPGVEANDRVEGGDSPPDLKESFAVGPFAPTGDPDTDAVWFPPNVWPAQVPALREAVTAYCTAMTRVAGALLELCAGALGQEPSTLRDLATHPTWTFNINRYPPMTETGTPLPGQFRIGPHTDFGTVTLLDREPGAGGLQVDVEGHGWTDAPYTPGALTVNVGDLLAHWTGHRWRAGRHRVLPPQTHAPTEDLVSLVFFFELDHDAVVTPLAPPLGRTALEPVVSAPFLRQRLDAISV, from the coding sequence GTGACCGAGCTCATCCCGACCGTGGACCTGGCCGCGCCGGATCCGGCCGCGGTGGACATCGCGTTGCAACGGGCCGGGTTCCTGCAGGTCGTCGGGCACGGCGTGCCGGACGCCGCGGCGCAGGCGGTGCGGGCCGCGGCGCGCGAGTTCTTCGCGCTGCCCGAGCCGGTCAAGCACGGCTACGCGGTCGGCGTCGGCGGGCGGGGGTGGCTGCCCCCCGGTGTCGAGGCCAACGACCGCGTCGAGGGCGGCGACTCCCCGCCCGACCTCAAGGAGTCCTTCGCAGTGGGGCCCTTCGCGCCGACCGGTGACCCGGACACCGACGCGGTGTGGTTCCCGCCGAACGTCTGGCCGGCGCAGGTCCCGGCGCTGCGGGAGGCAGTGACCGCCTACTGCACGGCGATGACCCGCGTCGCGGGCGCGCTGCTGGAGCTGTGTGCGGGTGCGCTCGGGCAGGAGCCGTCGACGCTGCGCGACCTCGCGACCCACCCGACGTGGACGTTCAACATCAACCGCTACCCGCCGATGACCGAGACCGGGACACCGCTGCCCGGTCAGTTCCGGATCGGCCCGCACACCGACTTCGGCACCGTCACCCTGCTCGACCGGGAGCCCGGGGCGGGCGGGCTGCAGGTCGACGTCGAGGGGCACGGCTGGACCGACGCGCCGTACACCCCGGGTGCGCTGACGGTGAACGTCGGCGACCTGCTCGCGCACTGGACCGGGCACCGTTGGCGGGCCGGGCGGCACCGGGTGCTGCCGCCGCAGACCCACGCGCCGACCGAGGACCTGGTGTCGCTGGTGTTCTTCTTCGAGCTGGACCACGACGCGGTGGTCACGCCGCTGGCGCCGCCGCTCGGGCGGACGGCGCTGGAGCCGGTGGTGTCCGCGCCGTTCCTGCGCCAACGCCTCGACGCGATCTCGGTATAG
- a CDS encoding nucleoside deaminase has product MDPSWLDVAVEQARAGLASGGIPIGAALVGPDGEVLGRGHNRRVQDGDPTVHGETAAFRDAGRRRDYRSTTMVTTLSPCWYCSGLIRQFGIGAVLVGEARTFHGGHDWLAEHGVRVQVLDDARCVDMMTAFVAERPDLWNEDIGVAE; this is encoded by the coding sequence ATGGATCCGAGCTGGCTGGACGTCGCGGTGGAACAGGCCAGGGCCGGGCTGGCCTCGGGGGGCATCCCGATCGGCGCCGCACTCGTCGGACCGGACGGGGAGGTGCTCGGGCGCGGCCACAACCGTCGCGTGCAGGACGGCGACCCGACGGTGCACGGCGAGACCGCGGCGTTCCGCGACGCGGGCCGCCGCCGCGACTACCGGTCCACGACGATGGTCACCACGCTCTCGCCCTGCTGGTACTGCTCGGGGCTGATCCGGCAGTTCGGGATCGGCGCGGTGCTCGTGGGGGAGGCCCGGACCTTCCACGGCGGCCACGACTGGCTGGCCGAGCACGGGGTGCGCGTGCAGGTGCTCGACGACGCGCGTTGCGTGGACATGATGACCGCGTTCGTCGCCGAGCGCCCCGACCTGTGGAACGAGGACATCGGCGTCGCGGAGTAG
- a CDS encoding TetR/AcrR family transcriptional regulator: MNGSVTPGDGRARRWAGQRAARRAEVVEAAMAAIAEHGPEATTEQIAGRAGVPRPALYRHFDGLEDLQGAIAEAALGLYSEALAPVWSPRGTPREMLVAAIAAHVRWLAAHTELYRYVLRAAGVTTAVTDIRHRIADRMTGLLTGGYPGLPATVAAPLAAGAVGLVDGATERWLSSPDPLPLDELAEHLARWVWSVLDAALREVAIELDPDVPLTAG; this comes from the coding sequence GTGAACGGATCCGTGACCCCCGGCGACGGCCGCGCCCGTCGCTGGGCCGGGCAGCGGGCGGCCCGGCGGGCCGAGGTCGTCGAGGCCGCGATGGCCGCGATCGCCGAGCACGGACCGGAGGCCACGACCGAGCAGATCGCCGGTCGTGCCGGGGTCCCCCGGCCCGCGCTGTACCGGCACTTCGACGGCCTGGAGGACCTGCAGGGCGCGATCGCCGAGGCCGCGCTGGGCCTCTACTCCGAGGCGCTCGCACCGGTGTGGAGCCCGCGCGGGACGCCGCGGGAGATGCTCGTCGCCGCCATCGCGGCGCACGTGCGGTGGCTGGCCGCGCACACCGAGCTCTACCGCTACGTGCTGCGCGCCGCCGGGGTCACGACGGCCGTCACCGACATCCGGCACCGCATCGCCGACCGGATGACCGGCCTGCTGACCGGGGGCTACCCCGGGCTGCCCGCGACCGTCGCGGCGCCGCTGGCCGCGGGCGCGGTCGGGCTGGTCGACGGGGCGACCGAGCGCTGGCTCTCCTCGCCGGACCCGCTGCCGCTCGACGAGCTCGCCGAGCACCTGGCCCGGTGGGTCTGGTCGGTGCTCGACGCGGCGCTGCGCGAGGTCGCGATCGAGCTCGACCCGGACGTCCCGCTCACGGCGGGCTGA